The Brassica napus cultivar Da-Ae chromosome C7, Da-Ae, whole genome shotgun sequence genomic interval attttaaataatttcatacttttgttaataataaattatttatagtctttttttgtcaagataattattaaatgtccataacattaatatgttaaaaggtcatattatgaaagcccatgttgtaactgttttttttccgggaagtgtaacaaaaaaaaattacctttaactcttcgttttgtttaagttctgtgtcagtaaaagattaaaaaaaatctctctatctttttcaatgttcaatttgaagcttattatgcgaaaatcatacgcaaatataggcaattggttggaatctctatatctttatattcttataaattttaaatttattgtttcctgTTCTgaaagcaaatcaattaccgaagtaatagatcaattggttggaatcaaatctattcttataattagtgtaattatggttacagtttctatatttaataggtacattaaagatatGACTTGAAAGATattctgttttgattaatagaagatattggattttgagtttgtatttattgatttgttttttttataaagcttagaaaatcagtgggatgattggttgattgatacatcctataaagaaacgaaaactataggtggtttgactattgtacatcgatcgatgcatgatgtaagttgactatttaaaatttgagtatgatcatttcaaactaaagtataggtatgttatatgcatttgttatattgtagttaatatattttaaatattacataagtcaagtgattcacgttttcgtaaaaataaaatttaagttcattattgggccgtactcgtccgtaataagttacgttaaatatgatgtatttttaggttcatttaatgacattaaatttaaatttcattaagaaaaactcattaatttaactggaaaagacaagcattaaaataggtaggttcatttaatgacactAAATTGaaatttgattaagaaaaattcattaatttaactggaaaagacaagcattaaaatatgtagtttaatttaattctcagtggcatgaaagtgtaaataagttagaaaacttaggggtattttttaatgggtacttctcttttaataatatagatgaaatTTCATcgtctaatctattaaaatagaagtacaaaataatttttacctatttttaaCGGGGCTTTTACagatttttcattcttttttgaTTAATTCTAActaattcatttattatttttatttaaatattttattacatattttacattttttcacacttctaaactatttaatttaattgtatttaccataataattcgatgttatttattttacgtATTAACCATAATAATTTCATGAGTTTAAATGAAATTACTCCATTAGTGACAAGAATTCAAACCAGTTAccaaattgtttttctttatttacaTAATCAGTTAGACACTGACATTCAATTATACGTTCAGATACAAATCGATTTTTACGGGTATcaggtttttttattttacaattaaaCTATGTTTGCGTATAATAAATTTTCAGATAGGATTCGATCTGGATTCTTTCGCATCCGGATAAGTTTGTATgaacttaaaaatatctaataatctatatatttaaaaaagttaCTAAACAATTTGTAAAgagataaaaacaaaacttcgtgtgggtcaagctctagttcgtattgtatttttctatttagcACATATATTTGCTCGTGTAAtgctttgtttttgaaaatttctgaatattaactttataaaatttgtttttccaatcatatttatcatatgaaaatatcttttttttttgtcacatatgaaaatatctatacTGTTTGAAAAAATAGACAAAGACTTATCAAAATATCGGCAATTGCTATTAAACCATTTGAGATCGAATATCAGTGTGTAGTATGTAGTATGTAGTATGTAGTATGTAGTATGTAGTATGTAGTATGTAGTATGTAGTATGTAGTATGTAGTGTGTACACATCAGTGTTACCTAATTCGACGCTTGCAATGAACACCCTAAAATTCGCAAACTCCACAAATTTTCTTCCCCCAACTTTCGATGAATAATGTATTCACACATTTGTTTTTTGTCGTTTCGACGACGTGTTCACACTTCATTTTACGtatctatataaattttttatttcgtaAGCTCAAGAACCTCTCTCGCCCCATGTAAACGCGAAGCCACGTAGACATCATTATTGCTATCCACACTTGAGGTGTGTTATGTAAGCATACACCTTTTTTCTTGAAACAGTAAGCTTATACCATTCCGGCAagtaatagtatataatatactccctccgtttcttaacgatagattttttttaaaaaaagtttgtttcaaaaaaatatattttttgtgttttctatgataaaattgtaaaattcaaaaaaattaattgactttattgaattactattagttaaaagttattgaaaattgaaaattgaaaattgcagaaaacaatacatttattatggtagtttaatgtgttttcttaatatgtgtgaaaaaactaaaaagtctATCATTTAGGAACGGAGAGAGTACTTCTCTCTACTCACAACTCCAGAGCTTTAGAAGTTGGGAAAATGCAATAATTTATTACTCCTCTagtcctttctctctctctatatatctctttctctctttggaGTGAGACGTAATGGAACAAGAGCGCAAGAACAATATGAATGGGATGGAAATTGAAAAAGGAAAGAGGGAGAGTGGGTCAAGAAAAGTTCTTGAATTAACAATGAGAGTGTTGGCTTTGGTTCTTACAATGGTGGCTGCAACTGTACTTGGTGTCGCGAAACAGACAAAGGTTGTGTCTATTAAGCTTATTCCAACTCTACCTCCTCTTGATGTCTCGACAACAGCCAAAGCTTCTTACTTGTCTGCCTTTGTGTAAGCCTCTCTCTTACTTTCTCATTTCCACCGACCATGAATTGATTGTTACAAACACAACTTTTACATGCGCtagctaaaactaaaaaatcaaaatttaaattatagataagtttttgttttattaatcattcaataatttttcaaaatgaaaaaTGGTTACGGAACCATTCatatatatgagatttaagatcagttttcgttttttttaacatattgaactttattaaaaaaaatcctcaTGAAGAGCACGGGATATAGACACTGGTTCATAAAAGGGGTAGCTAAAGGCCGCATAATTTGCATCTTTGTCGTTAATTTGTACATATTTAAGCTTTTCAATTACAAGTAAAATTTTGTTCAAATTGGTTATAGACTTATAGCTGTCGATTGATTTGAAGTACTCTCTCCGTTCCTGAAattaagatgttttagattttttacttgttccataaagatagattttctatatgttcaagatatttttttatacttttaagaaacatcaagtgaaaatatttgaattgattaaatttcattggtgaaaagttattggaaagtgtataataaagtaaaagaaaaattaaattataaatatttattgaattcttaataagcgtgaacactttagaaaatcttattttcaTGAACAGATGTAGTAGTAAACACGGATCAACGCGCAGTCACTACAATACGCAAATTAGAATACTCACTCTGCTTCATAATAAATGCCAttctaacttctttttttttgttacacaaaaagtatcattttacaatttcaatgcaaattatacttattctcatctgaaaattaattgcaaattgcattgattttataaataattttatttatctcaaatactatacTATTGGTAAAGGAGatgtaattaataataatttacatatatttcaataattttttttaatttgtacgAAAAATGTCATAGTGACActtatttgcgtaatatctgaAAATGTTACAACTACGGATAAATTGACAGATCTGATACATACCGTTGCATGCGCATAAGGAATGCTGAACTAATATTTTACTTAATTACCGTTAATTACTGACTTTATGTGTTATATGTCCATGTATAACAGTCATACATGTGTCCACATATATGTagaataatataaaatcattgaCAGATAGACAGTGTTTAGTAAATTTCGTAATTATCTTATCATAAATGTTCAactacccaattttttttttcataacagCGATGTTGGTCCACAGAAAATTTAATGTACAGTGACTGTAGCTGGCATGACGAGCAATAAATAAACAACAttttaatactaattataaaaacaagACAAATTCATAGCTTGCTTAAAATACAGAAATTAAGCAATATATgattgttggaaaaaaaaaagaagcaatatatgattatataaatGCTGTAGGTACAACATTTCGGCAAACGCTATAGCTTGCGGTTACACAGCAATCTCGATAGCGGTTCTGATGATCTGCAAAGGCAGAAGAAGCAAAGGGTTGTTAATGGCGGTTTTGATAGGAGATCTAGTAATGGTGGGTTTGCTATTTTCTGGCACTGGAGCCGCCGGTGCAATCGGGCTAATGGGTTCACAAGGGAATAAACATGTGATGTGGAAGAAAGTTTGTAACGTCTTTGGAAAGTTCTGTCACCAAGCTGCTGCTTCTGTTGCCATCACTCTTCTTGCTTCAATTGTGTTTATGCTTCTTGTTGTTCTTGATGCTATGAAGCTTCCTTAAAATTTAATACCCTAAAACGAGTGCTTTAATTTACTGTTTCTGCTTGTTTCTTCTCGTTTGTTATGTGTAAAGTCATTATCAACAATCATGTAACTGTCTATTTGCTTTTAATGTTTAGTCAAATTGTTTTCTTATGGTGTTACCATTTATTCAATCATCGTAAAATACTTCTCTTCCCTTTACTATATAGCATGGACATGCCACTAAAGTGAAATATAGATGTAAGTTGTAACCATTGACAATTTTACTAAGagaaaattcttttataactatTCAAATGTTGTGTAACGCCCAACCGCCAACGGCTAATGGGCCATCCACGTCCGCTCTCTCGGTCTGTGGGCCGCATTCCGTTCCAACGATCGGTACGCTAATTTTTCCAAAtcctcgaaatcattgtttactgaccctgcaatcaccacccgaccttgaCCTCATTCGCACGGTATCGCGAaaacttcccgataggtcacccatccttttACTACTCCAGCCCaaacacgcttaactctggaatTCTAAACGGATGTAACACgaaaaaggtaagtcaactttggtgataCAGCtagtcaaatcaattctcttaaacctttccatatatcacaactcgggatgttacaattcaacCCTCTTAAATAACACAACATCTTCGTTGCGCCTCATGACAtgtctcaagacgcctctcggGTCAGAACCGAGATGGCTAACCTGGTtttgataccacttgtaacgccccgaccgtcaacggctaatgggccacccatgtccgctctctcggcccgtgggccgCATCTCATTCCAAcgatcggtccgttaatttttccaaaggctcgaaatcattgtttactgaccctgcaatcaccacccgaccttccccgtgctttggcctcactcgcacggtaTCGCGAGTCACTTTCCGATAGATCATCCATCCTTTCACTACTCTACCCCAAGTACGCTTAATTCTTGAGTTTTAAACAGATGTGTTACGGAAAAAGTAAGCCAATTTTGGTGATATAAGTAGTAAAATCAattatcttaaacattttcatatatcAGAACTTGGATGTTACACGTTGTTTTACTATTCTAGGCTTACGCACAAAAAGGGGACAGTTCTTCTCATTATGGGCCAAGTTCCTAAAGGATACAAAATGACACAAAGAGTAACCGTAGAATGCATGAAATTGAATAGTCGAACCATTTTCTGCTTATTTTTGTCAAAttctttttttgataaaggccttcattttttaaaatatttacaaacaAGAGTAAAAACATTACGATAGAAAAACAGAATAACaaggagagagaaaggagaagctAGGAGGATGTAGGTAAAGCACGAAGCTCTTCCTAAAACCGAAAGAAATCAGATCGTGAGCCAAATCTCAAGAAGAGATCCACCGCATGGTCTGCCCATTTTTTTCAGCACCGTTGCAGGAGGACGCGTTACTACATCATGTAGCCTTAAATTTCGTTCTTTCCAAAGCTCATAAGTAGATACAAGCCTGCCAGGCCTGAAAACATGCCAAAGTAGTAGCTGTGGAACGAG includes:
- the LOC106445821 gene encoding CASP-like protein 1E1, with the translated sequence MEQERKNNMNGMEIEKGKRESGSRKVLELTMRVLALVLTMVAATVLGVAKQTKVVSIKLIPTLPPLDVSTTAKASYLSAFVYNISANAIACGYTAISIAVLMICKGRRSKGLLMAVLIGDLVMVGLLFSGTGAAGAIGLMGSQGNKHVMWKKVCNVFGKFCHQAAASVAITLLASIVFMLLVVLDAMKLP